The Podospora bellae-mahoneyi strain CBS 112042 chromosome 7, whole genome shotgun sequence genome includes a window with the following:
- a CDS encoding hypothetical protein (EggNog:ENOG503P6MN), with product MAPLRRQTKPIARGREGGAPMLDAGELHIRQENRDDEDEETRRRRFRFGNNRNNNDGDGDGDSNRNSRFGGGNRGGNNDDNDDNNGGRSGNNRGGNNRNNRFGGNRGSNRGGNNNNNGNDDGDDDNDGGNGGNRNGGNGNRRFRGGFRNRNGNGNGNGNGNGNGNNGNGNNGNDDSNPPEDSPEADPSVTPPPSGDSPPTEPPPAEVPAEDAPAEDVPVEDVPVESVPSADFAAEPVPAEPAPAEPAPVEPSPPEATPVEGVPPEATPAPSPPPISGDPGALPNPGVIILQSQIQATPTVEAVPTVTDFVPVETVTNLDGTTGLLTEIIGNGSRSDGAVPFPTDPTPTSLPVPDIVNLPGGDRDASGPTSTVIPDDSNRIEAPQGGMDPTAERVLISVGSIGAFVLICFIVWMARRAMKKPRLSNSVASAGSGGGLPFFGRKNSHKSAPSTVTLSPPPKYREKEGASEVPQVGEYYPPEKTKEEPQPSLQPPPTQVQQQVAEPQVLQAALPLQQQQQQQQQQQQQQPQLPPLQTSFPAHQPQVPFTNYYQPKYNTDMTYDPTNAFNIMPPNLRYSHQQQESFSSTNAAQFGAFMVRTDHANVTYPNGVSPITTYYTPSPIAQQSQQPQQPQQLPVPYNLVYQEAGRRSLVSSLSSGFGDGAEIVTSATLLAPPPPAATATRSSSHYSTRFSYVSPVQQQPPPLPQQPQGQRDTVYTQASEDQPTRFRSLNSWVEQQTGRIVRTQERDPTWQMQQEQIPGHPGIPGIHNPPDEQNFGMMMQDDEVPRRVESALASMSPTERSRLVGP from the exons ATGGCACCTTTACGTCGTCAAACGAAGCCGATTGCTcgagggagagaaggaggtgcTCCCATGTTGGATGCTGGAGAGCTTCACATTCGACAAGAGAATAgggacgacgaagacgaggagacCCGCCGACGCCGGTTCAGATTTGGCAATAACCGAAACAATAatgacggggacggggacggtgACAGCAATCGAAACAGCAGATTTGGCGGGGGAAACCGCGGCGGTAAtaacgacgacaacgacgatAACAACGGTGGTAGATCTGGCAACAACAGGGGAGGCaacaacagaaacaacaGATTTGGCGGGAATCGAGGTAGTAATAGAGGGGGCAATAACAATAATAACGGCAATgacgacggcgatgatgacAACGACGGCGGTAACGGAGGTAACCGGAATGGCGGCAACGGAAACAGACGATTCAGAGGCGGATTCAGAAATCGAAATGGGAATGGAAATGGGAACGGGAATGGGAACGG GAATGGTAACAACGGGAATGGTAACAACGGAAACGATGACTCTAACCCGCCAGAGGACTCTCCCGAAGCAGACCCTTCCGTGACACCGCCGCCCTCAGGGGACTCCCCGCCGACCGAACCGCCCCCGGCCGAGGTGCCAGCCGAAGATGCCCCAGCCGAAGATGTACCAGTCGAAGATGTGCCAGTTGAATCTGTCCCGTCTGCAGATTTTGCAGCAGAGCCCGTACCGGCCGAGCCGGCACCAGCTGAGCCGGCACCGGTTGAGCCTTCGCCGCCAGAAGCCACACCTGTCGAGGGTGTTCCTCCAGAAGCAACACCTGCGccaagccctcctccaatATCAGGAGATCCTGGAGCTTTGCCCAACCCAGGCGTCATCATTCTACAGTCCCAAATacaagcaacaccaacagtAGAA GCGGTGCCGACTGTGACTGACTTTGTACCTGTCGAAACGGTGACCAACCTGGATGGGACCACCGGACTTTTGACAGAAATTATCGGAAACGGCTCACGGTCAGACGGAGCTGTTCCCTTCCCCACGgatccaacaccaacgtcGCTTCCAGTGCCTGATATTGTAAACCTTCCTGGAGGTGATCGAGATGCTTCTGGGCCCACCAGTACTGTTATTCCCGATGATAGCAACCGCATTGAGGCTCCTCAGGGAGGTATGGATCCGACCGCGGAAAGAGTCCTGATCTCTGTGGGATCTATTG GAGCGTTTGTCTTGATCTGCTTTATCGTTTGGATGGCACGAAGAGCAATGAAAAAGCCCCGACTATCCAACAGTGTGGCCAGTGCAGGATCTGGCGGAGGGCTACCATTCTTTGGACGCAAGAACTCGCACAAGTCGGCGCCTTCTACTGTCActctttccccccctccaaaataccgcgagaaggagggagcCTCTGAGGTCCCGCAAGTAGGGGAATATTATCCTCCAGAGAAGACAAAAGAAGAACCACAGCCTTCATTGCAGCCTCCGCCAACACAGGTCCAGCAGCAGGTAGCCGAACCACAAGTTCTCCAAGCCGCCTTACctttgcagcagcagcagcagcagcagcaacagcagcaacaacagcaaccgcagCTGCCACCTCTTCAAACTTCATTCCCtgcccaccaaccccaggtGCCTTTCACCAACTATTATCAACCAAAATACAATACCGACATGACGTATGATCCGACAAACGCCTTCAATATCATGCCTCCAAATCTACGGTattctcatcagcaacaagagTCCTTTAGTTCCACCAATGCGGCCCAATTTGGGGCATTCATGGTTCGCACCGATCACGCAAACGTAACTTATCCCAACGGAGTCTCACCAATCACTACGTACTACACCCCGTCGCCAATTGCGCAGCAGTCACAACAGCCGCAACAGCCGCAGCAACTCCCGGTGCCTTATAATCTTGTCTATCAGGAAGCTGGTCGGAGATCACTAGTGTCGTCTCTCTCGTCAGGATTTGGCGATGGTGCTGAGATTGTGACATCTGCCACCCTCCTtgcgccaccaccgccagcagccACAGCTACCAGGTCGTCTAGCCATTATTCAACCAGGTTTTCGTATGTATCACCAGTGCAGCAACAACCGCCGCCATTaccacagcaaccacaagGCCAGAGAGATACCGTGTACACACAAGCGAGCGAAGACCAACCCACTCGGTTCAGATCGTTGAACTCGTGGGTAGAGCAGCAGACGGGACGAATCGTACGAACACAAGAGCGAGACCCGACCTGGCAAATGCAAC